GTCAAACCGGGTCAGGCCCAGGCTGCCAGGACCGAGGCGGGGGCGGGAATCTTCGCTCTGGCGGGGCCGGCCGGCTCACCGCCCGCCGACGACCTCACACGAGAGCGGGCCGGCCAGTCCTGCCGCCGCGGCCCACGCTACTGCTTCTCGTTCTGCCGAAGGGCTTCCTCGAGTTGGTCTTCCAAGATGATGATCCGGCAGGCCGCCTCCAGGGCGGTGCCCTGGTCGACCATCTCGCGGGCCCGGGCGGCCAGGCGCAACTGGTAGCGCGAGTAGCGGCGGTGCCCGCCGCTGGAGCGGTGCGGGTCGATCCATTTGGCCTCGTCCAGGCGACGCAGGAAGTCCTGCGAGGTGCCGAGCATCTCCGCGGCCTGGCCGATGGTGTAGGCGGGGTAGTCCTCGTCGCCGAACATGTCATCGGGGTTTCGCCCCATGTCACCTCCACGTCGAGGGCCCCGGCGCTTACGCGCCGGGGCCCAGGGTTACGGGTCAGAACACCATCTGCCGACAGGAACGTCGGCTTCTCGTATCCGCACCAGCCGCCAGAGAAGGCTTCGGGTGCGAGGATCGCATATGCGTGACCGGAGACCACCTCTCGTTCGATGGAAACTGCGGTGTCCGCCCGGCCTGACAAGACGGCCAACGGCGGGCGATCCAGCGGTGTACGGCCCTCCCTTTCCTCTGCTACTTCTTTCCCTTACTGACGTACGGTCCACCTGTGTCGGAACCCACGCGACTTCATGGCCCCTACACGGCGAACATCAGCTGGAGCCGAGGGCATGTCCGGAGCCGAACTCGAGTCGTTCTTCGCCCATGCGGAAGGGAGCGTGTCCGCCGCGGGGCGATCGGCCGTTGGGCCTGGAATACGCAGCGAGGACCGCGCCGAGGAGGAGTCGGCGCCGCGCCAATAGTGCGGGTGCACCTGTTGCTGCGGTCGCGACAACAGGGTGCACCCGAACCGGGCTCAGGATGCGTCGTGCGCGGCCGTTGCGGGAAGGGCCGCGACCAGCGCATGGTCGCGGCCCAGCGGCCCGACGCGCTTGGCGCCGCCGGGCGAGCCCAGCCCCGTGAAGAACTCGGCGTTGACCTCGGCGAAGTGCCGGCTCTGGGCCGGCAGGTCCTCGTCGTAGAAGATCGCCTGGACAGGGCAGGCCGGCAGGCAGGCGCCGCAGTCGACGCACTCGTCGGGGTGGATGTAGAGCATCCGGTCCCCCTCGTAGATGCAGTCGACCGGGCACTGCTTGCGGCAGGACTTGTCGTTGACGTCCACACAGGCGTCGGTGACGACGTATGGCATCGGCGGTCTCCCGTCGGGCTAGGCGATAAAGGTGGTGAGCGGCGGCGGGGTCAACGGGCCGCCGCGGTGGTGGACGCGGCGTTCTCGCGCAGGCGCCGCCAGTCGGGGATCTTGACCCGGCCGCGGCCGTCCGGCCGCCCCTCCACGGCCTCCGCACCGTCGATGGCCAGCCATCCCGCGTACGTGACCGCGTTCACCCCGCGCTCGCGGAGCAGATCGTCCAGGCGTCGGGTCGGGGACGCGGCGGCCCGCCGGGAAAGATCGTCGAGAACCGACTCGACCGTTTCCTCCGCGTCGGGCTTGTTCGTGCCGATCACGCCGGAGGGTCCGCGCTTCAGCCAGCCGGCGACGTACTCACCCGGGCGGATCCCGACGGCCGGCCCGATCACCCGGCCCGCGTCGTTGGGCACGCACGCCCGGAGAGGATCGAACGGCAGGCCCACCGGCGGAGCGGCGACATACCCGACGCAGCGCACAACCAGCCCGGCCGGCAGCAGGTCGGGCCGTCCGTCGCCGCCGGCCGGGGCGCCGGGACGGGTGCGTGCCACGGTGACGGCGTCAACCTTGCCGGTCCCCGACAGCTCGACCGGAGACGTCCAGAAATGCAGGAAGGCGCGGCGGCTGGCACCGGTCGGCTCCCTCGCCGCCAGCTCGCACAGGACAGCCGCCGTGCTCAGCGACGGGTGTGCCGCGCCTCGGAGCCGGTCGAGGTCCGAGGGGTCCACGAACCAGTCCACGTCCTCGACACGGCCGAGGTCCCGCAGCTCCTTCGGCGTGAACCTGACGTGCTCCGGGCCGCGCCGCACCAGGATGTGCACGTCGCGCACGGCGCTCGCCTCGAACACCCGCAGCACGTCGAGGGGGACGTCGGTGGGGCGCAGGACCTCCGGTGACTGCAGCAGCATGCGGGCGACGTCGAGGGCCACGTTCCCCGCGCCGACGACGACGGCGGTCCGCGCCCGGAGAGCGTCCAGCGCGACCGCGTCGGGGTGACCGCTGTACCAGGAGACCAGCTCTCCGGCGGACATGCTGCCGGGCAGGTCCTCGCCGGGGATCCCGAGCGTGCGCTCCGCGGCGGCGCCCGTGCAGTAGACCACCGCGTCGTAGTGCGCCCTCAGTTCCTCGGCGGACACGTCGCGGCCGACCTCCACGTCGCCCAGGAACCGGACCCTCGGGTCCTCGAGCGTGCGCCGCAACGTGTTCGCCACGGCCTTCATCCGCACGTGGTCGGGCGCGACGCCGTAGCGGATCAGTCCGTACGGCGTGGGAAGCCGGTCGAGCACGTCGACGAGCACCGGCAACCGGTCCTGCTCGACCAGCGCCTGTGCGGCGTACAGGCCCGACGGTCCCGCGCCAACGACGGCGACGCGCGGCGGTGGCGCTCCGGTCCCCAGGTGTGCCGTCACGCGAACGACACCGCCACCGAGCCAAGGCCCGCGAAAGAGGCGTGGAACGTGTCGCCCGATCCGGCGTCCAGCGCCTTGCAGGGGGAGCCGGGGAGGATCACGTCTCCCTCGGCGAGGGCGATGTCGAACTCCTCGAGCTTGTGCGCCAGCCAGCAGATGGACAGCACCGGGCCGCCCAGCACCGCGTCCATGGTCCCCGAGGCCTCCGCTCGGCAGTTGCGGGACAGCACGACCTCCAGCGCGGTGAGGTCCAGGTCCCGCGGCTCCACAGCGGACTCGCCGAGCACGAACCGGGCCGACGAGCCGTTGTCGGCGACCGTGTCCGCCCAGCGGATCCGCCAGTCACGGACCCGGCTGTCGACCACCTCGAGGGCCGGGTGGATCGACGCCGTGCACCGCAGCACGTCCTCCGGTGTCGTGGCGCGGCCGGGCAGCGGCGCGGCGAGGACGAAGGCGATCTCCGGCTCAACCTTCGGCGCGATGAGTTCGGCACGGCGGATCGTGCCCCCGTCGGCAACCGACATCACATCGAACAGGTGCCCGTAGTCGGGCTCGTCGACGCCGATCAACTGCTGCATGGCGGCGCTGGTGAGCCCGATCTTCTTCCCCACGACCCGGTGTCCCGCCCCGCGTCGCATGTCCGCGACGGCCAGTTGGACCGCATAGGCGTCCTCGGGCCGCAACGGCGGTTCCGCCTCGGTCAGGGGCGGCACGGGACGCGTCGTCGTCTCGGCCTCCCAGAGCCGGTCGGCCAATGCCTGGATGCGCTCGCGGGAGCGCTCTTCTCCACTCATCCGTCCCGTCCTCACCGCTGTGTCGGCCCGCCTCGGCAGCATCGTCGTCAGCCGACCCGACCCGACGCCATCCGGGCGGCCACGTCGACGATCAGGTCCTCCTGGCCACCGACCGGCTTGGCCTTGCTCACCTCGATCAGGAGGTCCTTGAGCGGGACGCCGAACCGGTCCGAGGCGCGCTCGGCATGGAGGAGGAAGGAGGAGTAGAGACCCGTACGGCCGAGCAGCAGCGCCGCCCTGTCCACCACCTGGGCGCGCGGCATGACCGGCCGGACGACCTCCTCGGCCGCGTCCATGAGCTGGAACGAGTCGATGCCGGTCTCGATGTCGAGCTGCTCGCAGACGGCGGCGAAGATCTCGGTCGGCGTGTTGCCGGCGCCGGCGCCGAGACCGCAGCTGCAACCGTCGATCCAGGTCGCGCCGCTCTCGACGGCCGCGATCGAGTTGGCCACCGACAGGCTGAGGTTCTCGTGCGCGTGGACGCCGACCTCGACGGAGGCGGGCAGCGTCTCGCGCAGCAGCCGGACACGGTCGCGCACGCCGCTGGGGGTGAGCGCGCCCGCGGAGTCGGTCACGTAGACGATCTCGGCGCCCGCGTCCGCCATGATGGTGGCCTGTTTCGCCAGCTCCTCCGGACGGGCCATGTGCGCCAGCATCAGGAACCCGACGGCCGTCATCCCGAGGTCCCGGGCCAGACCGAGATGCTGGAGCGAAATGTCGGCCTCGGTGCAGTGGGTCGCCACCCGGGCCACCGAGACACCGATGTCCGCGGCGCGCTGCAGGTCGGCCTTGACGCCGATGCCGGGGACGAGGAGCACCGCGATCTTCGCGGTCTTCGCTGCCTCGACCGCGACCTTGAGCAGGTCGAACTCCGACTGCTCGGAGAAGCCGTAATTGAACGAGGATCCGCCAAGGCCGTCGCCGTGGCTCACCTCGATGACCGGGACGTGTGCCTCGTCGAGCGCGGCGACGACGTCCCGCACCTCCTGGCCGACGAACTTGTGGGACTTGGCGTGGCTCCCGTCCCGCAGGGTGGAGTCGCAGACCGTGATCGGGCTCATGGGGCCATCACCTCGCGCCCGGCGGTGCTCGCGGCCAGCTCCGCGCCGACCCGGACGGCCGCGGCGGTCATGATGTCGAGGTTCCCCGCGTACGGCGGCAGGTAGTCGCCGGCGCCCTCCACCTCCGTCAGGATCGTCACCCGGCCGTCGTCGAAGAGCGGGTCGGAGCGGAGCCGGTAGCCCGGCACGTACTCCTGGACCCTCGCGACCATGCCCAGGACCGCGGCGGCGACACCGTCGCGGTCCGCGTCCCGGTCGACCTGGCAGAACACCGTGTTGCGCATCAGCACCGGCGGGTCCGCCGGATTGAGGACGATGATTGCCTTGCCCTTCGTCGCGCGTCCGATGTCCTCCAGCGCCCGGGAGGTGACGTGGGTGAATTCGTCGATGTTCTGCCTCGTCCCCGGTCCTGCCGAGAGGCTCGCGATGCTCGAGACGGTCTCGGCGTATGCGACCGGGGTGACGGAGCTGACGGCGGCGACCATCGGGACGGTCGCCTGACCGCCGCAGGTGATCAGGTTGACGTTGTCGGCGTCCTCGTGCTCCGACAGGTTGACGACCGGCACCACACCCGGCCCGAGCTTCGCCGGCGTCAGGTCGACGCACCGCATGCCCGCGCCGCGCAGCAGCGGCCAACTCGCCCGGTGCGCCGCCGCGGACGTCGCATCGAACACCAGGCTCACGCCGAGCTGCGGACCCTCCTCGACCAGCCACGAGACACCCTGGTGTGACGTGGTGAGCCCCCGTGCGCGGGCCCGCGCCAACCCGTCAGACGCGGGATCGATGCCGACCATCGCGACGAGTTCCAGCGCAGACGACCGGAGGAGCTTCTCCATCAGGTCGGTGCCGATGTTGCCCGAGCCGACGATTGCGCATTTGATACTTGCCATTTCCGTCCCTTCCCGTGACACGACTCGCAGTTCCGCGACCTCGCCTCGCCGCTCGATCGCTCTCGGTTCGAGAAGCACCCGTGACGCCGGTCAACGTGGGAAATCCTGATGTGTGAGGCGCAGCGCGCGAAAGGGAACCGTTCCGGCTATCGGGACACCGTCACGTCCTCGAACGCGCTCTCCTGTCGAAGGACGCACGCATCTGCGTGGCCCAGAGGTCCGGACGTGGCGGTGGCGCCGCGTCCAGGATCATCCGCTTCATCGCGAGGACGGTGTCCGCGTCGCCGGCCGCGATCCGGCCGGTGAGCCTGGCGACCGCCGGCTGCAGCTCCTCGCCCGCCACGACCTCGTGAAAGAGCCCGGCCGCGGCGGCCTCGCGTGCGGTCAGGCGGTCGCCCGTGAACAGGAGGCGGGCAGGCGGACCGCGTCCGACGGACGCGAGCAGGTTGTGCAGGCTTCCGCTGTCGATCGCCACCCCCACCCTCGACATCGGAAGGCCGAAGGAGGCGTTGGCGGCGGCGATCCGCACGTCACTCGCCAGGACGATCTCCGCGCCGCCGCCCACCGCGGCGCCGTTGACCATCGCCACCGTCGGCTTCGGACAGAAGGTGATCGCCGCCAGCGCGCCGGTCACCGCCGCGCACAGCGCGTCCGCCGCGTCGGCGTCCTCGAACGCCCGTCCGAGCTCGTCGAGGTCCATCCCCGCGGAGAAGTGGCGGGAGCCGGCGCCCCGGATGACCAGCGCACGCGTCTGCGGGCTGGCGCCCGCGTCCTCGACCGCGGACGTGAGCAGGCGCCAGTCCTCGACGACGAGCGCATTGGCCCGTTCCGGACGGTCCAGCACCACCCAGGCGACGTGGTCCTCCAGCGACACGGAGATCACGGGTCCACCGCCGGGGCCGTCGCCGCCGTACCCGGGTCGACACCGAAGAGCGCGTCGTCGTGCTCCCCCACGCCCGGCGCCGACCTGCGGTATGAGACCGGGGTATGGGAGAGGCGCAGCGGGTTGCCCAGCACCTTCGTGGACCGGCCGGTCCGCTCGTCGGTGACGTGCGCGACCATGCCGTTCGCCGTCACCTGGGGATGGTCGAGCGCCTGCGCGACGTCGAGCAGCTCCCCCGCCGGCACCCCGGCCTCGCGCAGGAGACGCACCCACAGGTCGGCCGGGCCCGCCGAAGCCGCCGACCTCAGCTCCCGGGACAACGCATCACGGTGCGCGAGCCGCGTCGCGTTGGTCGCGAAACGCGGATCGTCCAGCCACTCCTCGCGCCCGAACGCGGTGGCAGCGCGACGGAACATCGCGTCGGTGTTGGCCGCGATCACGAACCAGCCGTCGCTCGCCCGCACCGCCTCGTAGGGCGCGAGCGCTCGGTGCGCGTTGCCCAGCCGGCCCGGCACCTCTCCGGTCGCCCACAGGTGGCTGGCCTCCCAGACGCCGAGGGACACCCCCGCCGCCAGCAGCGAGCAGCTCACCCGCTGCCCGTGGCCACACTCGTCCCTGGCTCTCAGCGCCGCCAGCACCCCGATCGTGAGGTACAGCGCGGACGCGATGTCGGAGACGGGTACGCCGATCTTGTACGGCACACCACGGCTCGGCCCCGTCACGCTCATCAGCCCGGACATGGCCTGCGCCACGAAGTCGTAGCCGCCCAGCTCACGCAGCGGTCCCTCGTCCCCGAAGCCGCTGATCGACGCGTAGACCAGGCGAGGGTTGATGTCCCGCACCCGCTCGTAGTCGATGCCGAGCCGCACCGGCACGCCGGGGCTGTAGTTCTCGAGGAGCACGTCCGCCGACCGGATCAGGTCGTCCCGCATCTGCGTTGACGCCTCGTCGGCGAGGTCCAGGCTGACCGCGCGCTTGTTGCGGTTGACCGTCCGGAACGCCATGGAGTCGCCGTCGGGCCCACGGGCACCCGACCCGCGCAACATGTCCGGCCGGTGCGGTGACTCCACCTTCACCACGTCCGCGCCGAGGTCGGCCAGCAACATCCCACAGAGGGGCGCGGAGACCACGTGCGCGAACTCGAGCACGCGGATCCCGGTCAACGGCCCGACGGCGCAGCGCTCTTCGTGGTCAGCCATGCGCGCTCGCCACCGCCATGCCCGTGATCCATTCGGGCACCGGCTCGTAGGCCACCGTCGGCACCGGGACACCGCCGGCTGCGGCCGCCGCGACCCACGTGCGCACCTCGTGCGCCCCGTTCCCCGCGACCTCGATGTCGTCGTCGTCCATCCGAGCCAGTTGGTCCAGGTCACCCGTGCCCAGCAGACGGAGGAAGCGCTCGTCCCAGTCCGGGGCGATGCGCTCGGCCGCCGCCGCGAGCCCGGTCTCGATGAGCCGGCGCCGCTGCTCCTCGGAGAGTGTCTGCACCGTCGGCGCGAGACTGGGCGGCGCGTGCGAGAGACCGCCCGAGGCCACGTAGAGCACGCGGCACCCGATGGTCCGGACGTGCGCGTCGACGGCGCGGCCGAGGTCCGCGACGCGGGCCAGGCCCGGCAGCGGCCGGGCGACGCAGTTGATGACCACCGGGAGGATCGGCACCGCCGACAGCGACCCGAACAGCTGCGTCGCCGTCTGGCCGAAGCCATGGTCCAGCGGCAGGCGGTTGGCCACCGCCACGTCGAACCGGGCCGCCATCAACGCGGTGGCGAGGGACCGCGCGTGATCGGAGGGCACACGGTAGGCCTCCTCCACGGTTCCCCAGTCGCCGTACCCGTGCGCGCTCTCGACGACCGTGATGGCCGGCACGGTGTCGGTGAACGCGCGCCGGTGATCGGGCCCGAAGAACACGACGAGTTCCGGACCGAACCGGCGCACGTCCTCGCGCACCCGGTCGAGGCCCGCGCGGAAGACCTGCCCGACGTCGGATCGCCCGTGCATCAACGGGCTGTGCGAGGCGCAGACCACCATGCGCCCAGGAGTGTGGCTCACCGGTGGGCCGCCGTCATCCGGCGGACGGCGTCGCCGTCGCGACCGTCCCGCTCGCCGACGCCGGCCCTTCCCCCGCCGCGCCAGCACCCGGCCGCAGCTCCTGCCAACGCTGCGCGATGTCGAACCCGAACAGCCGCGACATCTGGATCAGGGACATGGGGTGCACACCCTGCTCGTACAGCACGTCGACGCGGCGGTCGACCAGCGCGCGGGCCTCCTCCTCGGACAGGTGGTCGCAGACCGCCAGCAGATCCTGCGCCGTCGCCGTCGGCAGCCACCCCGTGGTGTCACGGTCGGCGTACCACTGCCGCAGATGCTTCATCACTCCGTATGAGCTCATCGATTCACCTCTACCGCTGTAACCGGGCGACGCCCGCGCCGACGAACCACGACGGGATGGTCTCGTAGTAGAGAACCTCCACCGGGCCCGACGGCAGGCAGCCGCGCACCGTGAGCCAGTTTCGGATCTCGTGCCCGCCGTTGCCGGCCAGCCGCTCGATGTCGTCGTCGGTGAAGCCGGTGAGCCACTCCTCGTCCCCCGCGACGAAGCGGTCGAGGAACTCGCGGTCGAACTCCGAGCTCACGCGACCGTGCTCGGGACCCCCCAGCCAATGGCTGAGGCCACCGCTGCCGATGATGACGACCCGCGCGTCGACGTGGCTCGACGCGACCGCCTCACGCAGGGCGTTGCCCAGGGCTAAGGCGCGCCGCAGGGACAGCATCGGCCGCGTGATGCAGTTCTGGAAGATGGGTACGACCGGGATGTTCATCTCCGGCACGACGAAGTGCAGCGGGCTCATGAACGAGTGGTCGAGCCGCATGGCATCCGAGAAGGACGGCTCGAACCCCTGTCGCAGCAGCGAGGAAATGATGTCCGCGCTGAGCAGTGGCGCGCCGGGCACCTTGTACATCGGGATGTTGTCGGCCCATCCCTCGTAGCTGTCGCCACGTCCGACGCACCACTGCGGCATCGCGTCGTAAGAGAACGTGTTGAAGTGGTCGGTTCCGATCAGGATGAGGGCATCCGGCCTCAGCTCGGCCAGTTCGCCGCGAACCCGCTCGTAGGCCGCGTAGCAGCGCGCCGCGACGTCCTCGGTGACGAGGTCAGGTCTGCTCACCATGAACGACGAGTGCGACAGCGCATATCCGCCGACGATCTCAGCCATGCGATCCCTTTCGTCGATGAAGCCGGGGCCCTGAAGTGACAGGGGTCGAGGGGGCAGGCTCAGCATCTGCTGAGCGCGACACCGCCGACAACCACGTCGTCCCGCTCAGCAGGATGCCGCGCCCGACGCCTGGGTCACCGGCGCCGCCCCATCCGCCGGGTGGCCGCGGAGGAACCGCAGAACGCGCGCGTTGAACGCGTCCGGCTTCTCGAATTGCGGCCAGTGGCCACAGCCGTCGAGCACGTCGTATTCGGACACCGGCGTGAGTTCGTGCGCGGCCGCCGCGACCCGGGCGGGCGTCGTCGGGTTGTGGTCGGTCCAGTAGTAGAAGACCGGGACCGGGAAGCTCCGCAGGTCGCCGGGGAGGAGCATGCCCGGGCGCTTCCGGTAGACCATGTTCGCGACGCCCCGGTAGATGTCGGCGGCCGCCTCGCGCATCCGGGGGTTGTCGTAGATGACCATCCTGGTCCGGATCATCTCGTCGGGCATGTCGGCCGGGTCGTGCACGAGCCACTGCATCCGCGCGGTCCACGCCGCGTGGTCCATCGCGTCGTACGCCTTCTCCGAGAGCTCGAGCATCCGGCTCCAGCCGCGCTCCTCCTCGGGCGTCGCCGGCACCGGCCCGAGTCCGCCGCCGACCACCGTGACGACGGTGGCCACGCGGTGCGGCGCCAGGATCGCCGCCCGCATCGCGACGCCGCCGCCGAGCGACTCGCCGACCAGGTGCACCGGACGCGGTCCGAGCTGGTCCATCAGCGCGAGCAGGTGCCGCGCGTAGTCGTCGAGGTCGTAGCCGCACCCCGTGGGCTTGTCCGTGAGGCCGTGCCCGAGCATGTCGATCGCGACCGCACGGTAACCGGCCTCGGCGAACGGCTCCAGGTTTCGCACGAAAGCCTCGGCGTGCCCGCCCGTGCCGTGCAGGAACACGACCGCCGGCGCGTTCTCGTCTCCCGCCTCGAGGCACCGCGTCCGCACCCCGCCGGCCGACAGGTATCGCACCTGTCCCGTCCGCAGGTGCTCCAGCCAGATGCTCCACGTCATGTCTGCTCCTTCGGGTCGGCACTCGACGCGAGGGTCGGGTGGATGGGTGGGCGCGGGCTCCGGCGAACCGACGGCCCGCAGCATGCGCCGGGACACGCCGGCCAGGACCACGCCCACGCCCAGCAGGACGCCGCAGGCGAGCCACGCGACCCGGTACGAGTGGCGGCTCGCGAGCGCGGCGAAGACGACCGGCCCGATCGCGCTGCCGACGAAGTTGCCGGTCGAGACCAGTCCGCTCGCGGCCGCCGGCGCGGTCGGGCTGGACCGGACCGCGACCAGGTTGAGCGTCCCCGTCCACCCCCAGCCGCACGCGAACGCCAGCATCGTCCCGACGGCGAGGACCGGAGTGCTCGTCTGCACCCCGAGCGCGACGACGCCGAGTGCGCCGAGGCCCATGAGCCAGGCGAGCAGCCGCGCGTGGTCGGTGAGCCGGTCCGCGAGCAGGCCCCAGGCGGGTCGCGCCAGGATCCCCACCACGCTGCCGACGATCAGCCACGCCCCCGCCTGTGCCGCCGTGAAGCCGGTGGCCCGCAGCGCTTCGACGTAGAAGGCGCCGATCGCCGCACCGGCCGACCCGGCGGCGGCCGCGGCGAGGCCCAGCACGCGGAGCCCGGCGACCCGCGCCGGCGAGCGATGCTCGCGGCCGGCTCGCGCGTCCGGGTCCCCCGACGGCAACCGGTCGCGCCGGCACTGGAGGTAGGCCAGCATGACTGCGCCCGGCAGCACGCCGAGCACGAACGCGGCTCGCCACGATCCGCGGTCGACGAACACCACGGTGCCGCCGGCGATGAGGGTGGCGAACGGGATCGCGACCTGCCGGATGCCGAAGGCGACGCCCTGCCGGACCGGACGCACGCCGTACGCGAGCAGGGCGCTCGACGTCGTCTGGCCGAGCGCGAGGAACACGCCGGCCGCGCCGAGCAGGAGGGTCAGGGCCCACCAGGGCGCGTTGCCGGGCAGGAGCGCGACCGACAGCAGGACCAACGCGCTGCCGGTGACGGCGATGCGCGCCGTGGCCGAGACCCCGAACCGCTCGACCAGCATGCCGGCCGGTATCGCGGACACGGCCGAGACGAGGAAGAAGACGGAGATCGAGAGGCCTACGCTCGACAGGCTCCAGCCGAACTCCGCACGCAGGGACGGCCCGTGGCTGCCGACGAAGAGGAAGGGCGTGACGCAGGTCGTCAGCAGGAACAGGGCGAAAGACGTCGTGCCTGTCGAGCCGAACGGCCTGGACGCGACGCTCGACGGGGAGACCACTAGTAGTGCACGCCCTGGCCCCGCCCCGCGCTGACCGCGAGGTGCTCTCCGGTGATGCCGGAGGCCAGCTCGGAGCAGAGGAAGACGATCGCGTCGGCCACCTCGTCGGTCGAGACGACCTTGCCGAGCGCGGTCTGCGCCTCCATGTCGGCCCGAGCCTGCACCGGGGAGACACCCCGCCGCTGCGCGTCGAGACCGAGGAGGTCGTCGAGCCGCTCGGTCGCCGTGATCCCCGGGCTCACCGCGTTCACCGTCACCCCCGACCGGCCGAGCGCGAAGGCCATCGACCGGGTCAGGTGCACGACCGCGGCGTTCCGCGCGCCGGCGCTGATGGGTCCGGCGAGACGGGCGGCCATGCCGGTCACGTTGACGATCCGTCCCCAGCCCTGCGACTGCATGTACGGCCGCACCGCCCGCGCGGCCCGCAGGTAGCCGAGGTGCTTCTCCTCGAAGTCGCGGACGATCAGACGCTCGTCCACCGCGTCGAAGCTCTCGGGATCGGACCCCGAGGTGCGGCCGGCGTTGTTGACGAGGATGTGGACGCCACCGAAGCGCTCCGTGGCCCGCTCGACGACCGCGTCGAGGGCACCCTCGTGCGAGACGTCGGCCGGGACGGCCTCGACCGATCCCCCTGTCTCCTCGATCAGCCGGGCCGACGCCTGCGCGAGGCGCCCCGCGTCACGGGCACAGATCACCACTGCGGCGCCCTCGCGGAGGAACCGCCGTGCGACAGCCATCCCGATGCCGCGGCTTCCGCCGGTCACGAGTGCCGTCCGGCCAGATAACCCCAGGTCCACTTGACACCTCTTCTCCAGGCTCGCGACGCGGCGACCGCCGCGTGCGAGCGGTCAGTTCGAGTAGCGGGGCAACGTGCCGACCTCGAGCACCGTGCCCGAGACGGTCCGCGCCTCGTCGGAGAGCACCCAGGCGATCGCCTCGGCGACCTCCTGCGGGTCATTGGGCCGGCCCATCACGTTGTTGCGCGCCGCCCGCTGCTCGAACTCCAGCTTGGCCCGGCCTTCGAGCCCGTTCA
The window above is part of the Micromonospora inositola genome. Proteins encoded here:
- a CDS encoding helix-turn-helix domain-containing protein yields the protein MGRNPDDMFGDEDYPAYTIGQAAEMLGTSQDFLRRLDEAKWIDPHRSSGGHRRYSRYQLRLAARAREMVDQGTALEAACRIIILEDQLEEALRQNEKQ
- the fdxA gene encoding ferredoxin, with amino-acid sequence MPYVVTDACVDVNDKSCRKQCPVDCIYEGDRMLYIHPDECVDCGACLPACPVQAIFYDEDLPAQSRHFAEVNAEFFTGLGSPGGAKRVGPLGRDHALVAALPATAAHDAS
- a CDS encoding FAD-dependent oxidoreductase — translated: MTAHLGTGAPPPRVAVVGAGPSGLYAAQALVEQDRLPVLVDVLDRLPTPYGLIRYGVAPDHVRMKAVANTLRRTLEDPRVRFLGDVEVGRDVSAEELRAHYDAVVYCTGAAAERTLGIPGEDLPGSMSAGELVSWYSGHPDAVALDALRARTAVVVGAGNVALDVARMLLQSPEVLRPTDVPLDVLRVFEASAVRDVHILVRRGPEHVRFTPKELRDLGRVEDVDWFVDPSDLDRLRGAAHPSLSTAAVLCELAAREPTGASRRAFLHFWTSPVELSGTGKVDAVTVARTRPGAPAGGDGRPDLLPAGLVVRCVGYVAAPPVGLPFDPLRACVPNDAGRVIGPAVGIRPGEYVAGWLKRGPSGVIGTNKPDAEETVESVLDDLSRRAAASPTRRLDDLLRERGVNAVTYAGWLAIDGAEAVEGRPDGRGRVKIPDWRRLRENAASTTAAAR
- a CDS encoding 2-keto-4-pentenoate hydratase, translating into MSGEERSRERIQALADRLWEAETTTRPVPPLTEAEPPLRPEDAYAVQLAVADMRRGAGHRVVGKKIGLTSAAMQQLIGVDEPDYGHLFDVMSVADGGTIRRAELIAPKVEPEIAFVLAAPLPGRATTPEDVLRCTASIHPALEVVDSRVRDWRIRWADTVADNGSSARFVLGESAVEPRDLDLTALEVVLSRNCRAEASGTMDAVLGGPVLSICWLAHKLEEFDIALAEGDVILPGSPCKALDAGSGDTFHASFAGLGSVAVSFA
- the dmpG gene encoding 4-hydroxy-2-oxovalerate aldolase, giving the protein MSPITVCDSTLRDGSHAKSHKFVGQEVRDVVAALDEAHVPVIEVSHGDGLGGSSFNYGFSEQSEFDLLKVAVEAAKTAKIAVLLVPGIGVKADLQRAADIGVSVARVATHCTEADISLQHLGLARDLGMTAVGFLMLAHMARPEELAKQATIMADAGAEIVYVTDSAGALTPSGVRDRVRLLRETLPASVEVGVHAHENLSLSVANSIAAVESGATWIDGCSCGLGAGAGNTPTEIFAAVCEQLDIETGIDSFQLMDAAEEVVRPVMPRAQVVDRAALLLGRTGLYSSFLLHAERASDRFGVPLKDLLIEVSKAKPVGGQEDLIVDVAARMASGRVG
- a CDS encoding acetaldehyde dehydrogenase (acetylating): MASIKCAIVGSGNIGTDLMEKLLRSSALELVAMVGIDPASDGLARARARGLTTSHQGVSWLVEEGPQLGVSLVFDATSAAAHRASWPLLRGAGMRCVDLTPAKLGPGVVPVVNLSEHEDADNVNLITCGGQATVPMVAAVSSVTPVAYAETVSSIASLSAGPGTRQNIDEFTHVTSRALEDIGRATKGKAIIVLNPADPPVLMRNTVFCQVDRDADRDGVAAAVLGMVARVQEYVPGYRLRSDPLFDDGRVTILTEVEGAGDYLPPYAGNLDIMTAAAVRVGAELAASTAGREVMAP
- a CDS encoding enoyl-CoA hydratase/isomerase family protein, translated to MISVSLEDHVAWVVLDRPERANALVVEDWRLLTSAVEDAGASPQTRALVIRGAGSRHFSAGMDLDELGRAFEDADAADALCAAVTGALAAITFCPKPTVAMVNGAAVGGGAEIVLASDVRIAAANASFGLPMSRVGVAIDSGSLHNLLASVGRGPPARLLFTGDRLTAREAAAAGLFHEVVAGEELQPAVARLTGRIAAGDADTVLAMKRMILDAAPPPRPDLWATQMRASFDRRARSRT
- a CDS encoding CaiB/BaiF CoA transferase family protein — its product is MADHEERCAVGPLTGIRVLEFAHVVSAPLCGMLLADLGADVVKVESPHRPDMLRGSGARGPDGDSMAFRTVNRNKRAVSLDLADEASTQMRDDLIRSADVLLENYSPGVPVRLGIDYERVRDINPRLVYASISGFGDEGPLRELGGYDFVAQAMSGLMSVTGPSRGVPYKIGVPVSDIASALYLTIGVLAALRARDECGHGQRVSCSLLAAGVSLGVWEASHLWATGEVPGRLGNAHRALAPYEAVRASDGWFVIAANTDAMFRRAATAFGREEWLDDPRFATNATRLAHRDALSRELRSAASAGPADLWVRLLREAGVPAGELLDVAQALDHPQVTANGMVAHVTDERTGRSTKVLGNPLRLSHTPVSYRRSAPGVGEHDDALFGVDPGTAATAPAVDP
- a CDS encoding 3-carboxyethylcatechol 2,3-dioxygenase — protein: MVVCASHSPLMHGRSDVGQVFRAGLDRVREDVRRFGPELVVFFGPDHRRAFTDTVPAITVVESAHGYGDWGTVEEAYRVPSDHARSLATALMAARFDVAVANRLPLDHGFGQTATQLFGSLSAVPILPVVINCVARPLPGLARVADLGRAVDAHVRTIGCRVLYVASGGLSHAPPSLAPTVQTLSEEQRRRLIETGLAAAAERIAPDWDERFLRLLGTGDLDQLARMDDDDIEVAGNGAHEVRTWVAAAAAGGVPVPTVAYEPVPEWITGMAVASAHG